In Yarrowia lipolytica chromosome 1F, complete sequence, a genomic segment contains:
- a CDS encoding uncharacterized protein (Compare to YALI0F13189g, similar to Saccharomyces cerevisiae KEX2 (YNL238W); ancestral locus Anc_2.6, uniprot|P42781 Yarrowia lipolytica Dibasic processing endoprotease precursor) has product MLRKFILGLLLASQAVAQLPHKERDYDSRVYVALSLRDGLDPREFEASVSGLDHGQWTFEHPVGTIPNTYVFSAPKEYAPIENIRDQDRLEVAGGVLAKRELRKREKLQKKYGMSEEDVEKRLVALERLDYDWSERGLGSLEVLSERRIHKRAPVNWTEEEMEYLKEIKRRAEEAQKAQDDKGDKKEDQKDDKKEGQEAQKEGDKEDNKGDDKEDGEEDDDDDEDEDDDDASPAMPVQWKPVDESMYGGMPDDSLYDVYRKYYPDEVGIKDPSLWKQWYLHNVHKAGHDLNVTGLWLRNVTGWGVVTAVVDDGLDMNAEDIKANYFAEGSWDFNFNKSDPKPSSHDDYHGTRCAGEIAAVRNNVCGVGVAYDSKVAGIRILSKEIAEDIEALAINYEMDKNDIYSCSWGPPDNGQTMARPGKVVKDAMVNAITNGRQGKGNVFVFASGNGGSRGDNCNFDGYTNSIYSITVGALDFNDGHPYYSEACSANMVVTYSSGSEHYIVGTDINAIDDKSAAPRCQNQHGGTSAAAPLAAGVFALALSVRPDLTWRDMQYLALYSAVEINSNDDGWQDTASGQRFHHQFGYGKLDASKIVELAEGWNLVNNQTSFHSEVKTVSQKVKYNEPLKSVITVTRDDLDKVNFKRAEHITAVLNLEASYRGHVRVLLKGPRGVVSELAALRRDDRSKDGYDNWAFMSVAHWADEGEGDWELTVENTGEQDQVELVNWQLNVFGEQKDKREENKEGESKPEDENKEGEKEGEKKPEDENKEEGNKEDDKGDQKEDKPEDKPEDKPEDTPEDKPEDKPEDAPEDKPSDEKKPEEKPEEKPVDNSDSSSDSSDSHTSWWPDLSSKKSAWLYGAVLLVGGFIAVIGIYACVTRRNRVRRNRSKDAPSASSFEFDLIPHDDSDDDFVYPEDTHRRSGDNDRLYDPFAEVEDDDDMFRISDEGEDAHDVEPELNRVSMEADKRDNDRQNLLG; this is encoded by the coding sequence ATGCTGAGGAAATTCATTTTAGGGCTCCTGCTGGCATCTCAGGCAGTAGCTCAACTACCACACAAGGAACGAGATTACGACTCCCGTGTCTATGTGGCCCTGAGTCTTCGAGATGGGCTTGATCCCCGGGAGTTTGAGGCTTCTGTGAGTGGGTTGGACCATGGACAGTGGACGTTTGAGCATCCTGTGGGCACGATTCCCAACACATATGTGTTTTCTGCCCCTAAAGAGTACGCACCGATCGAGAACATTCGAGATCAGGACCGACTGGAGGTTGCAGGTGGCGTACTGGCCAAGAGAGAGCTTCGCAAGCGAGAaaagctgcagaagaagtaTGGCATGAGCGAGGAGGACGTTGAGAAGAGACTGGTAGCTCTTGAGCGGTTGGATTATGACTGGTCTGAGAGGGGACTGGGGTCTTTGGAGGTGCTGAGTGAACGGAGGATTCATAAGAGAGCTCCAGTCAACTggaccgaggaggaaatgGAGTACTtgaaggagatcaagagaAGAGCAGAGGAGGCTCAGAAGGCCCAGGACGACAAGGGTGACAAAAAGGAGGATCAGAAGGACGACAAAAAGGAAGGCCAGGAAGCACAGAAGGAAGGtgacaaggaggacaatAAAGGTGACGACAAGGAAGAtggggaggaggatgacgacgacgatgaagatgaagatgacgatgacgCTTCTCCCGCTATGCCTGTCCAGTGGAAACCCGTTGACGAAAGCATGTACGGAGGTATGCCCGATGACTCTCTGTATGACGTGTACAGAAAGTACTATCCGGACGAGGTTGGAATCAAGGACCCGTCGCTCTGGAAGCAGTGGTACCTGCATAATGTGCACAAGGCAGGTCATGATCTCAATGTGACAGGTTTGTGGCTCAGAAACGTGACGGGCTGGGGAGTAGTCACCGCCGTTGTGGATGATGGTCTGGACATGAACGCTGAGGATATCAAGGCCAACTACTTCGCCGAGGGATCCTGGGACTTCAACTTCAATAAGAGCGATCCCAAACCCAGCTCTCACGACGATTACCACGGCACTAGATGCGCTGGCGAAATTGCTGCAGTCAGAAACAACGTCTGTGGTGTCGGAGTGGCCTACGACTCCAAGGTAGCCGGCATCAGAATCTtgtccaaggagattgcAGAGGATATCGAGGCTTTGGCTATCAATTACGAAAtggacaagaacgacaTTTATTCGTGCTCCTGGGGCCCTCCTGATAACGGCCAGACTATGGCTCGACCAGGAAAGGTTGTCAAGGACGCTATGGTGAACGCCATCACTAATGGGCGACAGGGCAAGGGcaacgtgtttgtgtttgcgTCTGGAAACGGTGGTTCTCGGGGAGACAACTGCAACTTTGATGGTTACACAAACTCCATTTATTCCATTACTGTTGGAGCTCTGGACTTCAACGATGGTCATCCTTACTACTCTGAGGCTTGTTCAGCGAACATGGTTGTCACTTATTCGTCTGGATCAGAACATTATATTGTTGGTACCGACATTAATGCCATTGACGACAAAAGTGCTGCTCCTCGGTGCCAGAACCAACATGGAGGTACATCTGCAGCTGCACCTCTGGCTGCAGGTGTGTTTGCCCTGGCTCTTTCTGTGCGCCCTGACCTCACGTGGCGAGATATGCAGTATCTGGCACTTTATTCCGCTGTTGAGATCAACTCCAATGATGATGGATGGCAAGATACTGCTTCTGGACAGAGATTCCATCATCAGTTTGGCTACGGCAAGCTTGATGCTTCCAAAATTGTCGAGCTTGCTGAGGGGTGGAACTTGGTTAACAACCAGACTTCTTTCCATTCTGAAGTTAAGACCGTGTCTCAGAAGGTCAAGTACAATGAGCCACTAAAAAGTGTGATTACTGTGACTCGAGACGATCTTGACAAGGTGAATTTCAAGCGAGCTGAGCATATTACTGCTGTCCTCAACTTGGAAGCTTCGTACCGAGGTCACGTGCGAGTTCTTCTCAAGGGTCCTCGAGGTGTCGTCTCTGAACTGGCTGCTCTCAGACGAGACGATCGGTCCAAGGATGGTTACGACAACTGGGCTTTCATGTCTGTTGCTCACTGGGCCGACGAGGGAGAAGGTGATTGGGAGCTCACGGTTGAGAACACTGGCGAGCAGGATCAGGTGGAGCTTGTTAACTGGCAGCTCAACGTTTTCGGCGAGCAGAAGGATAAGCGagaggagaacaaggagggCGAGAGCAAGCCTGAGgacgagaacaaggagggcgagaaggagggagagaaaaagcccgaggacgagaacaaggaggagggtaataaggaggacgacaagggtGATCAGAAGGAAGATAAGCCTGAAGACAAGCCCGAGGATAAACCGGAAGATACGCCAGAAGATAAACCCGAGGATAAGCCCGAGGACGCGCCCGAGGATAAGCCTTCTGACGAAAAGaagcccgaggagaagcctgAGGAGAAGCCTGTGGATAATTCTGACTCTTCCTCCGACTCATCCGACAGCCACACCTCATGGTGGCCCGATCTGTCGTCGAAAAAATCTGCATGGTTGTATGGAGCGGTTCTCCTGGTGGGAGGGTTCATTGCAGTGATTGGCATCTACGCCTGTGTCACTCGACGAAACCGGGTTCGACGAAACCGGTCCAAGGatgctccttctgcttcttcctTTGAGTTCGATCTCATTCCTCACGACGACTCAGACGACGACTTTGTGTACCCAGAAGACACTCATCGTCGATCTGGTGATAATGATCGACTCTACGATCCGTTTGCTGAGGTCgaggatgatgacgacATGTTTCGAATTTCGGATGAGGGCGAAGATGCCCATGACGTTGAGCCTGAGTTGAATCGGGTCTCCATGGAGGCTGACAAGCGGGATAACGACCGGCAGAATCTCCTGGGATAA
- a CDS encoding uncharacterized protein (Compare to YALI0F13233g, some similarities with uniprot|Q12297 Saccharomyces cerevisiae YPL011c TAF47 component of the TBP-associated protein complex, similar to Saccharomyces cerevisiae TAF3 (YPL011C); ancestral locus Anc_8.77) — MSDFYFALARISVAQLLRVAGIERCPPSVLDTITDLYIRHLDLLATETMNLAHHGGRFDAIITDVAQAMANTHVIKPVVLLDPYDTDPQGDQGMQDFVKWAKGPGPAEARRISRVANNTGQATQPAAAMAPSTYGITAKKQEDAAPQEEVEWLQGLINKQTKMVGPARFKDTVLGPSFEDKLDLKIAGGPSMEEFFESRQETTKS; from the coding sequence ATGTCAGACTTTTACTTTGCTCTGGCCCGCATATCAGTGGCGCAACTGCTTCGAGTGGCCGGTATCGAACGATGCCCGCCTTCGGTGCTGGACACAATCACAGACCTGTACATTCGGCATCTCGATCTGCTGGCGACGGAGACGATGAATCTGGCGCATCACGGAGGCCGATTTGACGCCATCATCACAGACGTGGCACAAGCCATGGCAAACACACATGTCATCAAACCAGTGGTGCTACTCGACCCCTACGATACCGATCCTCAGGGCGACCAGGGCATGCAGGACTTTGTCAAGTGGGCCAAGGGACCTGGACCAGCAGAGGCCCGGAGAATCAGCAGAGTAGCAAACAACACTGGCCAAGCTACacagccagcagcagcaatggcGCCGTCCACGTACGGCATCACGGCGAAAAAACAAGAGGACGCCGCCCCCCAGGAAGAGGTGGAGTGGCTGCAGGGACTCATCAACAAACAGACCAAGATGGTGGGTCCAGCGCGTTTCAAAGATACCGTGCTAGGACCGTCATTCGAAGACAAGCTGGACCTGAAGATTGCAGGAGGACCCAGTATGGAGGAGTTTTTCGAATCGAGACAGGAGACGACCAAGTCGTGA
- a CDS encoding uncharacterized protein (Compare to YALI0F13255g, similar to Saccharomyces cerevisiae RET3 (YPL010W); ancestral locus Anc_8.76, similar to uniprot|P53600 Saccharomyces cerevisiae YPL010w RET3 coatomer complex zeta chain): protein MTSEYSVEAVLLLDKDGKRLFTKYYSPPHGDVQSHEQLQTLTTLKDQQTFEKGLAQKTHRQNGDVIIFDNKVVVYKTVVDVTLYVVGSFEENEVMLYQLVAGIKDALEILLKHSFDKRSVLEHFDLVALAIDEAVDSGVILEIDPVVIASRVTPAPAKESIAYGGVEINEQTISNVYQKWSQRAGKFFS from the coding sequence ATGACGTCGGAATACTCGGTAGAGGCagtgctgctgctggacaaggACGGAAAGCGACTCTTCACCAAGTACTACTCGCCCCCACACGGCGACGTGCAATCACACGAGCAGCTTCAGACCCTGACGACACTCAAGGACCAGCAGACGTTCGAAAAGGGCCTGGCGCAGAAAACCCATCGACAGAATGGTgacgtcatcatcttcgACAACAAGGTGGTCGTGTACAAGACGGTTGTGGACGTGACTCTGTACGTGGTCGGATCGTTTGAGGAGAACGAGGTGATGCTGTACCAGCTGGTTGCCGGCATCAAGGACGCGCTGGAGATTCTGCTCAAGCACTCGTTCGACAAGCGGTCTGTGCTCGAACACTTTGACctggtggctctggctaTCGATGAGGCCGTCGACTCGGGCGTCATTCTCGAGATCGATCCCGTCGTCATCGCAAGTAGAGTCACCCCCGCACCCGCCAAGGAAAGCATTGCGTACGGAGGAGTGGAGATCAACGAACAAACCATCTCGAACGTGTACCAGAAGTGGTCGCAGCGAGCTGGCAAGTTTTTCAGCTAG
- a CDS encoding uncharacterized protein (Compare to YALI0F13211g, weakly similar to uniprot|P35688 Saccharomyces cerevisiae YDL240W LRG1 protein, similar to Saccharomyces cerevisiae LRG1 (YDL240W); ancestral locus Anc_2.2) produces MESYRGRVRYPPDEPLHPPALPPSTPPGSGSRSRSGSATGMNFSRPTNKQPPMRRSYHTPTHSRNLSDEHPPGTYYSPLSSPSKDTHDNSSPHMSIRRVTNEPPKPQPTQPITQTHTHTPSPLPPKINQQLDRHKSMMVMNESTNTDKPPVPQFNFNDKPPSPDLERSSSSAASKSTRKICRECNKPISGHFVRALDSVFHVDCFRCADCNSLCSSKFFPVDGNVPSTNGENTPPTSPTTQVPLCETCYFSRLSLLCFSCGGALRGAYITALGRKYHVEHFSCSKCNSVFGPEDSYYEHQGDIFCHYHYSTDFAAKCEGCQTSILKQFVEMYRGGKQQQWHPECYMIFKFWNVRISGVEKPQVESKDLLSLLETRMEERVLGVWTTLCGYEECTAACISDMLQYSASGKYQLALSATARLVFKTEQLFVGLDRLLALCGIDELEIHTSKQQGMHPPKLYDDLGKTPKKLCKKIVSFMSMVSKANEKKLPKMGVTQDLLSLVTTLAHYLKVLIRFGLSTALQHDRKVEFNDASGFSLFLSAAPTREPAVDVLLEGVSNTDPFDQPLMHLGVTALTPDVCVACGKSVEDSCVVLLDVASGSASASSNSSQKSHKSKRWHLECFKCSKTGAVLRSGDDIASAAYVDGEVVSEGHYPPSAILPFAVETRLSQLMFLAKIALARLNILLSRGQPPAGASLEAPRRSSAPDNRGTAGSANSNLNDIRKLRPDLRGEERRGSADTIGATFSKSSSDLNNDLDGYKMSDSARQSQTSAAERAKDRMKNEKSLTLDDIPRIVASEQARDIRPNAFKHQHLGESMKHLVTGGNVSSSVQSALSSTEPTSFSSAPSGSQPIRYMCDLGSVEMFIVRHVAVMMLRDLVKEWMSFEELLEMIDVKKSLSFWEKFGKAFGGKTNDGEYTASWDFDYRAAAERGLPPRKGSKGEKNDKSDKDSVVVFGGNLDILTEKFGVESHLGVSPQHKMRIPRFVEDCIDVMKTQDMTIEGVFRKNGNIRRLKVVTEEVNKSATKTSDFAKENSVQNAALFKKFLREMPNPLFTFKLHKLWISSQKIEDATTRKRVLHLAVCLLPRSHRDVTEVLLHFLKWVASFSHIDEESGSKMDAHNLATVITPNILYPKPTGKDHGPGSAGTPGSADSAAAAAAAAAAAAAAASAGGGGDGYFLAIEAIHTLIEHHELFSEVPADLLEVLKETNLRAATADITTKEIMTRYDQMMGDPAARARIEAIRKRQSSGFRTPSMQVSHLNNLTTPAMAGETSETNTGGLHPSDAADCSDRMHSMVSTSSVGEQRPVPIRINTEMIQKMASRQERNTAIV; encoded by the coding sequence ATGGAGTCATACAGAGGAAGGGTACGCTACCCTCCTGATGAGCCTCTCCATCCCCCAGCACTTCCCCCGTCCACTCCGCCAGGATCGGGCTCTCGGTCCCGGTCAGGGTCAGCCACGGGTATGAACTTCTCGCGGCCCACCAACAAACAGCCTCCCATGCGACGCTCCTACCACACCCCCACACACTCACGCAACCTGTCGGACGAGCACCCACCAGGCACCTACTACTCGCCGCTCAGCTCACCGTCCAAAGACACCCACGACAACAGCAGCCCCCACATGAGCATCAGGAGGGTCACCAATGAACCGCCAAAGCCCCAGCCAACGCAACCCatcacacaaacacacacacacacaccgTCGCCACTGCCGCCAAAAATCAACCAACAACTCGACCGCCACAAGAGCATGATGGTCATGAACGagtccacaaacacagacaagCCGCCAGTGCCGCAGTTCAACTTCAACGACAAGCCGCCATCACCAGACCTCGAGcgctcgtcgtcgtcagcAGCATCCAAATCCACCCGCAAAATCTGCCGCGAATGCAACAAACCGATCTCAGGCCACTTTGTGCGCGCCCTGGACTCGGTGTTCCACGTTGACTGTTTTCGCTGCGCCGACTGCAACTCGTTGTGCTCGTCAAAGTTCTTCCCCGTGGATGGAAACGTGCCTTCTACAAACGGAGAAAACACGCCACCCACGTCGCCAACAACTCAGGTGCCGTTGTGTGAAACGTGTTACTTCAGCAGGCTGTCGCTCTTGTGTTTCTCATGTGGCGGAGCTCTACGAGGAGCCTATATCACAGCCCTGGGCCGCAAGTACCACGTGGAACACTTTTCGTGCTCGAAATGCAACTCGGTGTTCGGACCCGAAGATTCGTACTACGAGCACCAGGGAGACATTTTCTGCCATTACCACTACTCGACGGACTTTGCCGCGAAATGCGAGGGCTGCCAAACGTCGATTCTCAAGCAATTTGTCGAAATGTACCGCGGAGgaaaacagcagcagtggcaCCCGGAATGTTATATGATTTTCAAATTCTGGAACGTGCGCATTAGCGGGGTGGAAAAGCCGCAGGTAGAATCAAAGGACctgctgtcgctgctggaaaCGCGCATGGAGGAGCGGGTCTTGGGTGTATGGACCACCCTGTGTGGCTACGAAGAGTGCACAGCAGCATGTATCTCAGATATGCTACAATACTCAGCGTCGGGTAAGTACCAACTTGCTTTGTCAGCTACGGCGAGGTTGGTATTCAAGACTGAGCAACTCTTTGTCGGTCTGGACCGTCTCTTGGCTCTGTGCGGCATTGACGAGCTTGAAATCCACACCAGCAAGCAGCAAGGAATGCACCCACCAAAACTCTACGACGATCTTGGAAAGACACCCAAAAAGCTGTGCAAAAAGATTGTCTCGTTCATGTCCATGGTTTCCAAGGCCAATGAAAAGAAACTACCCAAAATGGGCGTCACTCAAGACCTCCTGTCTCTGGTGACCACTCTAGCGCACTATCTCAAGGTACTGATTCGGTTTGGACTCTCTACAGCGCTACAGCATGACCGCAAAGTCGAGTTCAATGACGCTTCCGGCTTCTCTCTGTTCCTGAGTGCTGCTCCCACGCGAGAACCGGCAGTAGACGTGCTTCTCGAAGGTGTATCCAACACAGACCCCTTCGACCAGCCGCTCATGCATCTGGGCGTCACGGCGCTCACTCCGGACGTTTGTGTCGCTTGTGGCAAGTCTGTGGAGGACAGCTGTGTTGTTCTGTTAGATGTTGCCTCTGGTTCAGCTTCTGCATCCTCCAACAGCTCACAAAAGTCGCATAAAAGCAAAAGATGGCATTTGGAGTGTTTTAAGTGCTCCAAGACTGGAGCTGTGCTTCGCTCCGGGGACGACAttgcttctgctgcttaTGTTGATGGAGAGGTTGTTTCCGAGGGCCATTACCCTCCTTCCGCCATTCTGCCCTTTGCAGTGGAGACACGTCTTTCTCAGCTCATGTTTCTGGCCAAAATCGCCCTTGCGCGGCTCAATATTCTCCTAAGTCGAGGCCAACCTcctgctggagcttctCTCGAGGCTCCCAGACGGTCTTCTGCCCCTGATAACCGTGGAACAGCCGGCTCTGCGAACTCCAACCTCAACGACATTCGCAAGTTGCGACCCGATTTGCGTGGTGAGGAACGGCGAGGATCAGCAGATACCATCGGTGCGACCTTTTCTAAGAGCTCTTCGGACCTGAACAATGATCTGGACGGCTACAAGATGTCTGACAGTGCTCGACAGAGCCAGACGTCAGCAGCCGAGCGGGCCAAGGATCGAATGAAGAACGAAAAGTCGCTGACTTTGGACGATATTCCTCGTATTGTCGCTTCTGAGCAGGCGCGAGACATTCGGCCCAACGCCTTCAAGCACCAGCATCTCGGCGAGAGCATGAAGCATCTTGTGACCGGTGGAAACGTTTCGTCGTCAGTACAGAGTGCTCTGAGTTCTACAGAGCCCACatccttctcctcagctccttctggatCCCAACCCATTCGATACATGTGTGATTTGGGCTCTGTCGAGATGTTTATTGTGCGGCATGTGGCCGTCATGATGCTTAGGGACTTGGTGAAGGAGTGGATGTCGTTCGAAGAACTACTGGAGATGATTGACGTGAAAAAGTCGTTATCATTCTGGGAAAAGTTTGGGAAAGCATTTGGAGGCAAAACCAACGACGGCGAGTACACTGCCTCGTGGGATTTCGACTACCGTGCAGCTGCTGAACGAggtcttcctcctcgcAAGGGCTCAAAGGGCGAAAAGAACGACAAGAGCGACAAGGATTCCGTTGTGGTCTTTGGCGGCAACCTGGACATTCTGACTGAGAAGTTTGGAGTCGAATCACATCTCGGCGTGTCCCCACAGCACAAGATGCGCATCCCGCGCTTTGTGGAGGACTGTATTGATGTGATGAAGACTCAGGACATGACCATTGAAGGTGTCTTCCGTAAGAACGGTAACATCCGACGGCTCAAGGTTGTGACGGAGGAGGTGAATAAGAGCGCCACCAAGACGTCTGATTTCGCCAAGGAGAACTCTGTGCAGAATGCTGCTTTGTTCAAGAAGTTTCTGCGAGAGATGCCCAATCCTCTCTTTACCTTTAAGCTGCACAAGCTGTGGATTTCGTCCCAGAAGATCGAGGATGCCACAACTCGAAAGCGAGTGCTTCATTTGGCTGTATGTCTGCTTCCCAGGTCTCACAGAGACGTGACCGAAGTGCTACTCCACTTTCTCAAGTGGGTAGCCTCCTTTTCTCACATTGACGAAGAGAGCGGTAGCAAGATGGACGCTCATAACCTCGCCACCGTCATCACTCCGAACATTCTCTATCCCAAGCCCACCGGAAAAGACCATGGTCCTGGAAGTGCCGGTACTCCTGGCTCTGCTGATTCAgccgctgccgctgctgccgccgccgctgctgctgctgctgctgcttctgctggaggtggaggtgatGGCTACTTTCTGGCCATCGAGGCTATTCATACTCTCATTGAGCACCATGAACTGTTCTCTGAGGTGCCTGCCGATCTTCTagaggtgctcaaggagaccaaTCTGCGAGCCGCGACTGCAGACATCACTACCAAGGAAATCATGACACGATATGACCAGATGATGGGCGACCCGGCTGCACGCGCGCGCATTGAGGCCATTCGAAAGCGCCAGAGCTCCGGGTTCCGCACGCCCTCCATGCAGGTCTCCCACCTCAACAATCTCACTACGCCGGCCATGGCTGGCGAGACCTCCGAGACTAACACCGGGGGTCTCCATCCTTCGGACGCAGCCGACTGCTCGGACCGTATGCACTCCATGGTGAGCACGTCGTCCGTCGGCGAGCAACGCCCTGTGCCTATTAGGATCAACACAGAAATGATCCAAAAGATGGCGTCACGACAGGAGCGTAACACTGCTATTGTTTAA